In Sphingomonas sp. Leaf357, a single genomic region encodes these proteins:
- a CDS encoding FAD/NAD(P)-binding protein, whose translation MRCDIRAMPRIRTTGVPVRMSLSIAFVGAGPTTIYTLCALLDEEILPGEITIFEEQPRAGLGTPYRPGWNDPAMLSNIASVEIPPIDETLIAWLERQPRARLVRLGIDPDQIDDHAFYPRLALGEYFLDQFTALIARARDHGITVEIATRCRVLDIAAVADGLCLSVAPTKGAPYQSRFDRVVLATGHRWPEEPEVRPGYFLSPWPATALQRIPAAKVGIRGSSLTAIDAAVALAVAHGTFIETDHQAIDYRLNPGAEAFDMTMMSRKGLLPEADFHHPVPYEPLAICTPEAVNLLIEEQCDTLLEQSYALFKQELLRADPDYAARVGLAGLALEDFADRYFAERVATDPFAWAETNLAEARANYAAAVTVPWRYAILRMHEVLALIAPHLNVEALERFNRYLKPVFVDEYATVPHVSIERMMALHRAGRLSVTALGDGARIDTHGRESGATVLCNSEREHYPVFIEATGQRPLAIDTFPFPTLLEQGVVRDAAEGDENGPKGVAIDETFHPVSEHPAARGLYCLSIPYILGRHPFIQGITSSHDMGNIVGAELAKPIDTPTI comes from the coding sequence ATGCGGTGCGACATCCGCGCGATGCCACGAATTCGCACGACGGGCGTTCCCGTTCGCATGTCCTTGTCCATTGCCTTTGTCGGTGCCGGCCCGACCACGATCTACACTCTGTGCGCGCTTCTCGACGAGGAGATCCTGCCAGGGGAGATCACCATCTTCGAGGAGCAGCCGCGCGCCGGGCTCGGGACGCCATACCGGCCGGGATGGAACGATCCGGCGATGCTGTCGAACATCGCCAGTGTCGAGATTCCGCCGATCGACGAAACTTTGATCGCGTGGCTCGAGCGACAGCCCCGTGCGCGGCTCGTCCGTCTCGGCATCGATCCTGACCAGATCGACGATCACGCTTTCTATCCGCGCCTGGCGCTAGGCGAATATTTCCTGGATCAGTTCACCGCGTTGATCGCCCGCGCACGCGACCATGGCATCACGGTCGAGATCGCGACGCGCTGCCGGGTCCTCGACATTGCGGCCGTGGCGGATGGCCTGTGCCTTTCGGTCGCTCCGACAAAGGGAGCACCATATCAAAGCAGGTTCGACCGGGTCGTGCTCGCCACCGGGCATCGATGGCCCGAGGAGCCCGAGGTCCGCCCCGGTTACTTCCTCAGCCCGTGGCCGGCGACCGCGTTGCAGCGTATTCCCGCCGCCAAGGTCGGCATTCGCGGCAGTTCGCTGACCGCGATCGATGCCGCGGTCGCGCTGGCGGTGGCGCACGGCACGTTCATCGAGACCGACCATCAGGCGATCGACTATCGCCTCAATCCCGGGGCCGAGGCGTTCGACATGACCATGATGTCCCGCAAGGGGTTGTTGCCGGAGGCGGATTTCCATCACCCGGTGCCCTACGAACCACTCGCGATCTGCACGCCCGAAGCAGTGAACCTGCTGATCGAAGAGCAGTGCGACACCTTGCTTGAACAGTCCTACGCGCTGTTCAAGCAGGAGTTGCTGCGGGCCGATCCGGACTACGCCGCCCGGGTCGGGCTCGCGGGGCTTGCACTGGAGGATTTCGCCGATCGCTACTTCGCCGAGCGCGTCGCGACCGACCCGTTCGCCTGGGCCGAGACCAATCTCGCCGAGGCACGCGCGAATTACGCGGCGGCCGTCACCGTGCCGTGGCGCTATGCCATCCTGCGCATGCACGAAGTGCTCGCCCTGATCGCGCCGCATCTCAATGTCGAAGCGCTCGAACGGTTCAACCGCTATCTGAAGCCGGTCTTCGTCGACGAATATGCGACCGTCCCCCATGTCTCGATCGAGCGGATGATGGCGCTGCATCGGGCTGGGCGGCTCAGCGTCACCGCGCTCGGCGACGGCGCGCGGATCGATACGCACGGCAGGGAATCCGGGGCCACCGTCCTATGCAATAGCGAGCGGGAGCATTACCCGGTCTTCATCGAAGCCACCGGGCAACGCCCGCTCGCCATCGACACTTTCCCGTTCCCGACCTTGCTCGAACAGGGCGTGGTCCGCGATGCCGCGGAGGGCGATGAGAACGGCCCCAAGGGAGTCGCGATCGACGAAACCTTTCACCCGGTTTCCGAACACCCTGCGGCGCGAGGACTTTATTGCCTCAGTATCCCGTACATCCTGGGACGACATCCGTTCATCCAGGGGATTACCAGCTCACACGACATGGGCAATATCGTCGGGGCGGAATTGGCCAAACCGATCGATACGCCGACGATATGA
- a CDS encoding FAD-dependent monooxygenase: MVKNVLVVGGGIGGMSAALALTRRGMQVALIDSDPNWRVYGAGITITGMSLRAFDDLGVLDDIRARGFVHNGMRPRRFTGEVLPGPPLAAENAPPVMLGGGIMRPVLHDILSTRVRATGIDVRLGVAVQAIDQDDTGVDVVLNDGTKERYDLVVGADGIFSTMRTMLFPDAPKPKFTDQGCWRIVADRPPEIDRAEIYFGGPMKIGMSPISQDQMYVFLLEHVPGNPWFAPETHVAHLSELMAPFGGHIPAIRAALGDDSNIVYRPLEWLLLPDPWYKGRVVLIGDAAHATTPQMASGAGLAVEDGLVLADELSKTDDIAVALRGFMDRRFERAKLVVETSVKSGELEIAGAPQTGIMAAANKTLAQPY; encoded by the coding sequence ATGGTGAAGAACGTTCTCGTCGTCGGTGGCGGCATCGGCGGGATGTCGGCGGCGCTGGCGCTCACCCGGCGCGGCATGCAGGTGGCGCTGATCGATTCCGATCCCAATTGGCGTGTCTACGGCGCGGGAATCACGATCACCGGCATGTCGCTGCGCGCGTTCGACGATCTCGGCGTGCTCGATGACATTCGCGCACGCGGCTTCGTGCACAACGGGATGCGGCCGCGCCGCTTTACCGGCGAAGTGCTGCCCGGACCGCCGCTCGCCGCCGAAAATGCGCCACCGGTCATGCTCGGGGGTGGCATCATGCGTCCCGTCCTGCACGACATCCTGTCGACGCGCGTGCGGGCGACGGGGATCGACGTGCGGCTCGGGGTCGCGGTCCAGGCCATCGACCAGGACGACACCGGCGTCGATGTCGTCCTGAACGACGGCACCAAGGAGCGCTATGATCTCGTCGTCGGTGCCGACGGCATCTTTTCGACGATGCGCACGATGCTCTTCCCGGATGCGCCGAAGCCCAAATTCACCGATCAGGGGTGCTGGCGGATCGTCGCCGATCGACCGCCGGAGATCGATCGCGCGGAGATCTATTTCGGCGGACCGATGAAGATCGGCATGTCGCCGATCTCGCAGGACCAGATGTATGTCTTCCTGCTCGAGCATGTTCCCGGCAACCCGTGGTTCGCGCCGGAAACGCATGTCGCGCATCTGAGCGAATTGATGGCTCCCTTCGGCGGACACATCCCGGCGATCCGCGCGGCGCTCGGCGACGATTCGAACATCGTCTATCGGCCGCTCGAATGGCTGTTGCTGCCCGATCCCTGGTACAAGGGGCGCGTCGTCCTGATCGGCGATGCCGCGCACGCGACGACGCCGCAGATGGCGTCCGGCGCGGGGTTGGCGGTCGAGGACGGGCTGGTGCTCGCCGACGAACTGTCCAAGACCGACGACATCGCGGTAGCCTTGCGCGGCTTCATGGATCGCCGGTTCGAGCGCGCCAAACTGGTGGTCGAGACCTCGGTCAAGTCGGGCGAACTGGAAATCGCGGGCGCACCTCAGACCGGCATCATGGCGGCCGCGAACAAGACGCTGGCGCAACCTTACTGA
- a CDS encoding spinster family MFS transporter, whose translation MDVTQTGTLPRKGPVAAYGLTLLFLANMLNYADRSLLGIVVEPIRKELLLNDTQISIVSGFAFSLFYLIAGIAIARWVDRGNRRLILALGVALWSAATAATGLAQGFVSLALCRMLIGVGEATVFPVALSLLADLYPGPRLSRSVSIFQASGGVGIMAGAVLAGLLAASFGWRATFGLFGVVGALVVLLIAFTMRPTPRTAAHGPKELENGGVPPEDGRLLPAVRAILTVPGFAWLAFGYAVSNMMLACLPTWAPAFLLRSHGVELAHIGAVVGPPAVIGGLAGTILSGIFSSRLIARSGNRRAGLIVPIVALPLAVPAFALFLFAPSLPVVMIGIGVMNFMLSSSLGPCVALAVSLVSPNRRGLTSTIMLIVQTIIAFALAPLIVGAASDAFRPSYGEEALRHGLTLMLVTPLLASLLLWIARRRIVAG comes from the coding sequence ATGGACGTGACGCAGACTGGCACGCTACCGCGCAAAGGCCCGGTCGCAGCCTACGGCCTGACCTTGCTGTTCCTCGCCAACATGCTGAACTATGCCGATCGCAGCCTGCTCGGCATTGTTGTCGAGCCGATCCGCAAGGAATTGCTGCTCAACGACACCCAGATCAGCATCGTTTCGGGCTTCGCCTTCTCCCTGTTCTACCTGATCGCCGGGATCGCCATCGCGCGCTGGGTCGATCGTGGCAATCGCCGGTTGATCCTCGCTTTGGGGGTGGCCTTATGGTCGGCCGCGACGGCGGCGACCGGCCTGGCACAGGGGTTCGTCTCTCTCGCCTTGTGCCGCATGCTCATCGGCGTGGGCGAGGCGACCGTCTTTCCGGTCGCCTTGTCGCTTCTGGCCGATCTCTATCCAGGCCCCCGGCTGTCACGCTCGGTCTCCATCTTCCAGGCGAGCGGCGGCGTCGGAATCATGGCCGGCGCGGTGCTGGCCGGGCTTTTGGCGGCATCGTTCGGCTGGCGCGCGACGTTCGGACTTTTCGGCGTGGTCGGGGCGCTGGTCGTCCTGCTGATCGCGTTTACGATGCGACCGACGCCGCGCACCGCCGCGCACGGCCCGAAGGAGCTGGAAAACGGCGGGGTTCCGCCCGAAGACGGTCGATTGCTGCCAGCGGTGCGCGCCATTCTGACGGTTCCCGGCTTCGCTTGGCTCGCTTTCGGCTATGCCGTCTCGAACATGATGCTGGCCTGCCTGCCGACCTGGGCTCCCGCCTTCCTGCTGCGGTCCCACGGCGTGGAACTCGCTCATATCGGTGCCGTGGTCGGCCCGCCGGCAGTGATCGGCGGCCTTGCCGGCACGATCCTGTCAGGTATCTTCTCCAGCAGGCTGATCGCGCGCAGCGGCAATCGCCGGGCCGGGCTGATCGTGCCGATCGTTGCCTTGCCGCTGGCGGTACCGGCGTTCGCGCTGTTCCTGTTCGCGCCGTCGCTACCGGTGGTGATGATCGGGATCGGGGTGATGAACTTCATGTTGTCGAGTTCGCTCGGGCCCTGCGTCGCGCTGGCGGTGTCGCTGGTCTCGCCGAACAGGCGCGGCCTGACCTCGACGATCATGCTGATCGTACAGACGATCATCGCCTTCGCGCTCGCGCCGCTGATCGTCGGCGCCGCAAGCGATGCGTTCCGGCCGAGCTATGGCGAGGAGGCGCTGCGTCACGGATTGACGCTGATGCTGGTGACGCCGCTGCTGGCATCGTTGCTGCTGTGGATCGCGCGCCGCCGCATCGTTGCGGGCTGA
- a CDS encoding VOC family protein, with the protein MAQEYWFHHVGLSVTDFEGSIDWYARVLGFRCQGRFHNPNIPADMAMLRNGDMHVELLCVPGSVPVPPERTIPDEDLKTCGNKHISFACADVPAAIEDIRSRGGDVVWIKDNGGGRINAFIRDHEGNLIEFMQRARVEDHQAFLQDVRSTTPA; encoded by the coding sequence ATGGCACAGGAATATTGGTTTCATCACGTCGGCTTGAGCGTGACGGACTTCGAGGGTTCGATCGACTGGTATGCGCGGGTACTTGGCTTTCGATGCCAGGGGCGCTTCCACAACCCCAATATCCCGGCCGACATGGCAATGCTGCGGAACGGCGACATGCACGTCGAATTGTTGTGCGTGCCCGGCTCCGTTCCGGTCCCGCCGGAGCGTACCATCCCCGACGAGGATCTCAAGACCTGCGGCAACAAGCACATCTCGTTCGCCTGCGCCGATGTGCCGGCCGCGATCGAGGACATCCGTTCCCGCGGCGGTGACGTCGTCTGGATCAAGGACAATGGCGGCGGGCGGATCAACGCGTTCATCCGCGATCACGAGGGTAATCTGATCGAATTCATGCAGCGCGCGCGCGTGGAGGACCATCAGGCGTTTCTACAGGACGTGCGATCCACCACGCCCGCCTGA
- a CDS encoding alpha/beta hydrolase family protein: MSFSDPRIAPSRTLEELREDTIRRIKGNGYPGRGIRLADAEVAMAELSSLDPDDWAKVWMAAGDGVIAEAERVASPDAQRELYKTAFSTYTMGRFPTPTTPGKQTSYGKAIEAYMRYAELLPQKLEVVRIPFEGKEIIGYFRKPEGAGPFPLMVQCGGLDYWKEQVADEALNYLPHGICVMGLDMPGTGQAPIKGDVGAERMFTTVFDWAQTRPDIDGTRMFMRGVSWGGHWATRVAIAEKDRLLGAINHGGAVHHFFQPEWQLKALGTREYLMDLFGARANVFGVKTLDEFLEYGPRMSLLIDDQIDLPTAPMLVMNGAKDSQVPIADQLLLLQRGDAKEAWINPKGVHMGFGAGWGPERTIKDIIVPWLLKKLAQHKDSQAG, encoded by the coding sequence ATGAGCTTTTCAGACCCGCGCATTGCGCCGTCCCGCACGCTGGAAGAGTTGCGTGAGGACACGATCAGGCGGATCAAGGGCAACGGCTATCCCGGCCGGGGCATTCGCCTGGCCGATGCCGAGGTCGCGATGGCCGAACTGTCCTCGCTCGACCCCGACGATTGGGCGAAGGTGTGGATGGCGGCGGGCGATGGCGTGATCGCGGAGGCCGAACGCGTCGCCAGCCCCGACGCGCAGCGCGAGCTCTACAAGACGGCCTTTTCGACCTATACGATGGGGCGGTTCCCGACCCCCACGACGCCCGGCAAGCAGACCTCCTACGGCAAGGCGATCGAGGCATACATGCGCTACGCCGAGTTGCTGCCGCAGAAGCTGGAGGTCGTCCGCATCCCCTTCGAAGGCAAGGAGATCATCGGGTATTTCCGCAAGCCCGAAGGCGCCGGTCCGTTCCCGCTGATGGTCCAGTGCGGCGGCCTCGATTACTGGAAGGAACAGGTCGCCGACGAGGCGCTCAACTATCTGCCGCACGGCATCTGCGTGATGGGGCTCGACATGCCCGGCACCGGCCAGGCCCCGATCAAGGGCGATGTCGGTGCGGAGCGGATGTTCACGACCGTATTCGACTGGGCGCAGACCCGCCCCGATATCGACGGCACGCGCATGTTCATGCGTGGTGTCAGCTGGGGCGGCCACTGGGCGACGCGGGTCGCGATCGCCGAGAAGGATCGCCTGCTCGGCGCGATCAACCATGGCGGCGCGGTGCATCATTTCTTCCAGCCGGAATGGCAGTTGAAAGCGCTCGGCACGCGTGAATATCTCATGGATCTGTTCGGCGCGCGCGCAAACGTGTTCGGGGTCAAGACGCTCGACGAGTTCCTCGAATACGGCCCGCGCATGTCGCTGCTGATCGACGACCAGATCGATCTGCCGACCGCACCGATGCTGGTGATGAACGGTGCTAAGGACAGCCAGGTGCCGATCGCCGACCAACTGCTGCTGCTCCAGCGCGGCGACGCGAAGGAAGCCTGGATCAATCCCAAGGGCGTCCACATGGGCTTCGGTGCCGGATGGGGCCCGGAGCGGACGATCAAGGACATCATCGTCCCCTGGCTGCTAAAGAAGCTCGCGCAGCATAAAGACAGCCAGGCCGGTTGA
- a CDS encoding TonB-dependent receptor — translation MKGFMLGSASVLAIFAVPAHAQGAPSDATQNGSGPQAEIPQTVVGHEGELEEIIVTAQRTEQSAQKAPIAIAVVRPEELIRQNVTRAEDLSRVVPALVATASGGANTSFFVRGVGNTTTNSYSDPAISFNYDGVYIGRPNSTQGFFYDLQRIEVLKGPQGTLYGRNATGGAINVLPNRPELGVTSGEVQASYGNYNAIQAQGALNLPIGGSGAFRLAGAINRHDGYLSDGTSDQKEYALRAQVLADLTPALTTRIGVDYAHQGGRGTGSYLYGTYAYAPATGFVFTPTPQFGPKVGVHDPRTEAFVQNIFVSQVGRTSEATGTLPSQNNAVWGITNETNWTTGAGTLTVQAAYRQSDINALSTTSNFRGAYADEHTDQATLEARFAGKAGPVDYLVGAFLFDEDIDAANSINQIVTVPFQTYKTGTNSKAVFGRLALHATDALTLTAAGRYTDDSKYMSGLSNVFTLNCGNPFAPPQDLCPTLPLVPLVRTPAELIAFYTSRGILVGNNGVNPAPVLNTPRVLNTQIPIDATLETKKFTYRLAADLQLTPSNLLYASYETGFHAGGFSFGKGVETYKPESIRAFTVGSKNRFFGNRVQLNIEGFYWKYKDQQVSQFGTDFSTPPISVFYTTNIGSSTIKGVDVDLDARVTPTTRIGGSVQYLDTSYDTFIFNVTTAAPTPPNYACPAPIVGGFYRVDCSGKQALFSPKWSFNANIEQTIKLDGFRLVAQGGTRWRGDFYAATTYQPWVISKAAFQSDASLTLAPDSDGWFVTAFVNNIEDKRRITQSNVNGTLSTQSAIATAPRTYGIRIGGRFK, via the coding sequence ATGAAAGGCTTCATGTTGGGATCGGCGTCTGTCCTGGCGATTTTCGCCGTGCCGGCGCACGCGCAAGGCGCGCCTTCGGATGCGACGCAGAACGGCTCCGGGCCGCAGGCGGAAATTCCGCAGACCGTCGTCGGGCACGAGGGAGAACTCGAAGAGATTATCGTTACCGCGCAGCGGACCGAGCAGTCGGCGCAAAAGGCACCGATCGCGATCGCGGTGGTCCGGCCCGAGGAGCTGATCCGCCAGAACGTCACGCGCGCAGAGGATCTGTCGCGTGTCGTGCCGGCGTTGGTGGCGACCGCATCGGGCGGTGCCAATACCAGCTTCTTCGTGCGCGGTGTCGGCAACACCACGACCAATTCGTACAGCGACCCGGCGATCTCGTTCAATTACGACGGCGTCTATATCGGTCGCCCGAACTCGACCCAGGGTTTCTTCTACGACCTGCAGCGCATCGAAGTGCTGAAGGGGCCGCAGGGCACGCTCTATGGCCGCAATGCGACCGGCGGCGCGATCAACGTCCTGCCCAACCGTCCCGAACTCGGCGTGACCAGTGGAGAAGTTCAGGCCAGCTACGGCAACTACAATGCCATCCAGGCGCAAGGCGCGCTGAACCTGCCGATCGGCGGCAGCGGGGCGTTCCGCCTGGCGGGCGCGATCAACCGGCACGACGGCTATCTGTCGGACGGCACCAGCGACCAGAAGGAATATGCCCTGCGCGCGCAGGTGCTGGCCGATCTGACGCCCGCGCTGACCACGCGGATCGGTGTCGATTACGCGCATCAGGGTGGCCGGGGCACCGGTTCCTATCTCTACGGCACCTATGCATATGCTCCGGCCACCGGCTTCGTCTTCACGCCGACGCCGCAGTTCGGCCCCAAGGTCGGGGTACACGATCCCCGCACCGAAGCATTCGTCCAGAACATCTTCGTCTCGCAGGTCGGTCGAACCTCCGAGGCCACCGGCACGCTGCCCAGCCAGAACAACGCGGTATGGGGCATCACCAACGAAACCAACTGGACGACCGGTGCGGGAACGCTGACGGTCCAGGCCGCCTATCGCCAGTCCGACATTAATGCGCTGTCGACCACGTCCAACTTCCGCGGCGCCTATGCTGACGAGCACACCGATCAGGCCACGCTCGAGGCGCGCTTCGCCGGAAAGGCCGGCCCGGTCGATTATCTGGTGGGCGCGTTCCTGTTCGACGAGGATATCGACGCCGCGAACTCGATCAACCAGATCGTCACGGTCCCGTTCCAGACCTACAAGACCGGCACCAACTCGAAGGCCGTGTTCGGGCGCCTCGCGCTGCATGCCACCGATGCACTGACGCTCACGGCGGCCGGCCGCTACACCGACGACAGCAAATACATGAGCGGCCTGAGCAACGTCTTCACGCTGAACTGCGGCAATCCCTTCGCGCCCCCGCAGGACCTGTGCCCGACATTGCCGTTGGTGCCGCTCGTCCGTACGCCGGCGGAGCTCATCGCCTTCTATACCTCGCGTGGAATCCTCGTCGGCAACAATGGCGTGAACCCGGCTCCGGTGCTCAACACGCCGCGCGTCCTGAATACCCAGATTCCGATCGACGCGACGCTGGAGACGAAGAAGTTCACCTATCGCCTCGCCGCAGACCTGCAGCTCACGCCGTCGAACCTGCTCTATGCCAGCTACGAGACCGGTTTCCATGCCGGCGGTTTCAGCTTCGGGAAGGGAGTCGAAACCTACAAGCCGGAGTCGATCCGCGCCTTTACGGTCGGCTCCAAGAACCGGTTCTTCGGCAACCGCGTGCAGTTGAACATCGAAGGCTTCTACTGGAAGTACAAGGACCAGCAGGTCAGCCAGTTCGGCACCGATTTCAGCACGCCGCCGATCTCGGTCTTCTACACCACCAATATCGGCAGCAGCACGATCAAGGGCGTCGATGTCGATCTCGACGCCCGGGTGACGCCGACCACGCGGATCGGCGGTAGCGTCCAATATCTCGACACAAGCTACGACACGTTCATCTTCAACGTTACGACTGCCGCTCCCACCCCGCCGAACTACGCCTGCCCGGCGCCGATCGTCGGCGGCTTCTACCGCGTGGATTGTTCCGGCAAGCAGGCGTTATTCTCGCCGAAATGGTCGTTTAACGCCAATATCGAACAAACGATCAAGCTCGACGGCTTCAGGCTGGTCGCACAGGGCGGAACCCGCTGGCGCGGCGATTTCTACGCTGCCACTACCTACCAGCCCTGGGTGATCTCAAAGGCGGCATTCCAGTCGGACGCGTCGTTGACGCTCGCGCCCGACTCGGACGGCTGGTTCGTCACAGCCTTCGTCAACAATATCGAAGACAAGCGCCGCATCACGCAGTCCAACGTCAACGGCACGTTGAGCACGCAGTCGGCCATCGCCACGGCCCCGCGAACCTACGGCATCCGCATCGGGGGACGGTTCAAATAA
- a CDS encoding VOC family protein: protein MTARVTDLHYVAHAVPDLVAERKFYGETWGLTEVAEEDGKVYFAAEGSEHPFVIRLRQDDEKKTDLIGFSAESKADVDAIYAQAIAAGMKSIREPGPAEGPQGGYAARFFDPEGRALEVICDVTKRASRTLAKGESIPIGISHVVFHSPDHKGLTKFYQDVLGFKVSDWLGEFMVFLRCNPAHHRLAIMPGKPALNHVAFDVSSIDEMMRGLGRLTREGVTLSWGPGRHTAGNNTFTYYLTPNGNAVEYTSDVEECDDEWVPNTYEMNAQISDQWGTGRIIPGNVPHQTAEADKGLWCVPA from the coding sequence ATGACGGCCCGAGTCACCGATCTTCATTATGTCGCCCACGCGGTCCCGGATCTGGTCGCGGAACGCAAATTCTATGGCGAGACCTGGGGCCTGACGGAGGTCGCGGAAGAAGATGGGAAGGTCTATTTCGCGGCGGAAGGCTCCGAGCATCCGTTCGTCATTCGCCTGCGGCAGGACGACGAGAAGAAGACCGATCTGATCGGATTCTCGGCGGAGTCGAAGGCCGACGTGGATGCGATTTACGCCCAGGCGATCGCCGCGGGTATGAAATCGATCCGCGAGCCCGGTCCGGCCGAGGGGCCGCAAGGGGGGTATGCGGCGCGTTTCTTCGATCCCGAAGGTCGGGCGCTCGAAGTGATCTGCGACGTCACCAAGCGCGCGTCGCGCACGCTCGCCAAGGGCGAGTCGATCCCGATCGGGATAAGCCACGTCGTGTTCCATTCCCCCGATCACAAGGGCCTGACGAAATTCTATCAGGACGTCCTCGGCTTCAAGGTCTCGGACTGGCTGGGTGAGTTCATGGTATTCCTGCGCTGCAATCCGGCGCACCACCGGCTTGCCATCATGCCCGGCAAGCCGGCGCTCAACCACGTCGCGTTCGACGTCAGCTCCATCGATGAGATGATGCGCGGCCTGGGCCGTTTGACCAGGGAAGGCGTGACGCTGAGCTGGGGGCCGGGCCGCCACACCGCCGGCAACAACACGTTCACTTATTATCTGACGCCCAACGGCAACGCGGTCGAATATACCTCCGATGTCGAAGAGTGCGACGACGAATGGGTGCCCAACACCTATGAGATGAACGCCCAGATCTCCGATCAATGGGGCACCGGCCGGATCATCCCCGGCAACGTGCCGCATCAGACGGCGGAAGCCGACAAGGGTCTGTGGTGCGTACCGGCTTGA
- a CDS encoding SDR family NAD(P)-dependent oxidoreductase, protein MKNLFDLSGRVAIVTGSSRGLGYAIAEAMVAHGATVVVSSENAEDTAAAAETLNAGENTGRATGIVCDVSDDAAIASLVAQTVDRFGGIDILVSNAGIQGGPAADPLDMSVFDRVLAINLRSMVVLTKHALPHMAKREGASVILTASISALRGNAKIDAYALAKAGVTQLARNIAVQWGPKGVRANAIAPGLIDTRLADHLKADAAFMARRMQMTPLRRMGQPYEIAGTAVFLAAPAGGFVNGQVLTVDGGTVITDGS, encoded by the coding sequence ATGAAGAACCTGTTCGATCTTTCGGGACGGGTCGCGATCGTCACCGGGTCGAGCCGCGGCCTGGGCTATGCGATCGCCGAGGCGATGGTGGCGCATGGAGCGACGGTGGTCGTGTCGAGCGAAAACGCCGAGGACACCGCCGCTGCCGCCGAGACTCTTAATGCCGGCGAGAACACGGGTCGCGCGACGGGCATCGTTTGCGACGTGTCCGACGATGCCGCCATCGCATCTTTGGTGGCGCAGACGGTGGACCGGTTCGGCGGCATCGACATTCTGGTGTCCAATGCCGGCATCCAGGGTGGCCCGGCGGCGGATCCGCTCGACATGTCCGTTTTCGATCGGGTCCTGGCGATCAATCTGCGCTCGATGGTGGTGCTGACCAAGCACGCTTTGCCGCACATGGCCAAGCGCGAGGGCGCGTCGGTGATCCTCACCGCGAGCATTTCGGCGCTGCGCGGCAATGCCAAGATCGATGCCTATGCGCTCGCCAAGGCGGGCGTCACCCAACTGGCGCGCAACATCGCCGTGCAATGGGGCCCGAAGGGCGTGCGCGCCAACGCGATCGCGCCCGGGCTTATCGACACGCGCCTGGCCGACCATCTGAAAGCCGATGCCGCCTTTATGGCGCGACGGATGCAGATGACCCCGCTGCGCCGCATGGGCCAGCCATACGAGATCGCCGGCACCGCGGTCTTTCTTGCCGCGCCGGCCGGCGGCTTCGTCAATGGCCAGGTGCTCACCGTCGATGGCGGCACCGTGATTACCGATGGGAGCTGA